In the genome of Hyphomicrobium sp. ghe19, the window CCGAAACCGAGCCGGGAATGGCACTCATCCGGGAGGCCATCCTTCCCCTCTCCAAGGAGATCGAAGCGTGGCGTGAGGAGTGTGCTTCAGGGAGGGCTGGACGGAGGCATGCTGCCTACAAGCTGGTGGAGATACTGCCAGCCGATGTCATCGCCTTCGTCACCATCAAGGTTCTAATCAATTCCGCCATAAGTGGCTCCCCTCTGACCTACAGCTACACGTCCATAGGGACAGCGCTGGAGGATGAGGCTTGGTGCAAGGAGCTTGCGACGAAGGACCGTGGCCTGATGGACAACATGGTCAAGAACCTGAAGCGACGCGGCGTGACCACTAGGAAGAACCGTAGGGCGATGCTGAAGGTTGCTCCCAAGATCAAGGACATCGAACTCAAGACCAACTGGGGGAACCGTCAGACGGTGATCGTAGGGTCTCTCTTTGCTCACATGGCGTTCACTGTGACCGGCTTCTTCGAGACGCCTACCCTGTCCAAGGGAAAGCGGGAGCAGCTGGTCCTGAGGTTCTCAGAGAAGGCTAACGAGTGGTTCGAGAAGCGGAAGGAGTTTGGTGAACTACTGCACCCTTTAGCACTGCCTATGATCGTACCTCCTAGTCCTCGCACAGGTGACCTCACGTCAGGTCCGTACTTCTCAGCAATGAAGAGACCACACACCCTCGTGAAGCGACTGCGCAAGGATCACGTGAAGACGCTCGAAGGTGCAAACCTCACCAAGGTTGTAAAAGCCATCAACCACCTGGATCAGACCTCATGGAAAATCTCAACGCCCGTCCTGGATGCACTAGCTGCACTCTGGCAGGCCGGTCATCCCATTGCAGGGCTTCCAGCACGTGAGGAGCTTCCACTCCCTGAGCGTCTCTCCTGGATGATCGAAGAGGATAAGCGACTAGGGAAACGCAGCAAGGCACAGCTGAAGAAGACCAAGAAGCGCCTCACCAAGAAGCAGGAGAAAGAACTCAAAGAATGGAAGGTCGCTAGCGTTCGCGTTCGCGAGAAGAACAACCTAAGCCGGTCTAAGCGTATCTCGATTGAGAGGCTGATGGAGGTAGCTCAGAAGTTCCGTAACGAGAAGGCGCTGTACTTCCCACATGACCTAGACTTCCGTGGTCGCATCTATGACATCCCGACGGGACTGCACCCACAAGGCGCTGACTATGCACGTGGGATGCTGGTGTTCGCTGAAGGTAAGTATGTGCGCAACACTGAGGCGATGCACTGGCTGATGATCCATGGTGCCAACACCTACGGCTACGACAAGGTTGGCTTTCCAGATCGCGTACAGTGGGTGAAAGACCACATGAAGCAGATAGCTGCGACGGTCGAAGACCCTATTGGCAATCTCTGGTGGGCTGAAGCGGACAAACCATTCTGCTTCCTCGCATGGTGCTTCGACTACATGGGTGTTCTGTCAGGTGAACCGTCCTACATCCCGGTAGCGATGGATGGAAGCTGCAATGGTCTACAGCACTTCAGCGCGATGCTACGTGACGAGATTGGAGGACGTGCAGTCAATCTGGTTCCTGGTGACGTACCCTCGGACATCTACGCGGAAGTAGCCAAGCTGGTCACCACCAAGTTGGAGCGTGAGGTGGAGGAGGAACTTGCTGATCACTGGATGGCGGAAGAGTGGCTGAAGCTAGGTATCAACAGGAAGCTCACTAAGCGTCCTACTATGGTGATGCCTTATGGTGGTCAGCTTACAGCTACCATGCAGTAC includes:
- a CDS encoding DNA-directed RNA polymerase, producing MTIQNTQALSRQLALENEMREYGAQRFRRSMEKATKNKRGAETEPGMALIREAILPLSKEIEAWREECASGRAGRRHAAYKLVEILPADVIAFVTIKVLINSAISGSPLTYSYTSIGTALEDEAWCKELATKDRGLMDNMVKNLKRRGVTTRKNRRAMLKVAPKIKDIELKTNWGNRQTVIVGSLFAHMAFTVTGFFETPTLSKGKREQLVLRFSEKANEWFEKRKEFGELLHPLALPMIVPPSPRTGDLTSGPYFSAMKRPHTLVKRLRKDHVKTLEGANLTKVVKAINHLDQTSWKISTPVLDALAALWQAGHPIAGLPAREELPLPERLSWMIEEDKRLGKRSKAQLKKTKKRLTKKQEKELKEWKVASVRVREKNNLSRSKRISIERLMEVAQKFRNEKALYFPHDLDFRGRIYDIPTGLHPQGADYARGMLVFAEGKYVRNTEAMHWLMIHGANTYGYDKVGFPDRVQWVKDHMKQIAATVEDPIGNLWWAEADKPFCFLAWCFDYMGVLSGEPSYIPVAMDGSCNGLQHFSAMLRDEIGGRAVNLVPGDVPSDIYAEVAKLVTTKLEREVEEELADHWMAEEWLKLGINRKLTKRPTMVMPYGGQLTATMQYVEDAYRESMDGKESPFGHDERRACVHLGKHVHHGIREVVIKAAEAMKWLQQVARVIASNDLPIKWTTPSGFICYQAYRNTKLLSIETYLSGRIKKKIYIREDQPGMSVNKMSTGIAPNFVHSLDATALILTVNSAAKEGVTHFAMIHDSYGTHAADTAQLAYTLREQFVKMYSKHDVLKDFLDEVKTYLPEKEWEKLPPLPSKGMLDLRQVLDSEFFFA